A genomic region of Branchiostoma lanceolatum isolate klBraLanc5 chromosome 4, klBraLanc5.hap2, whole genome shotgun sequence contains the following coding sequences:
- the LOC136433453 gene encoding uncharacterized protein, whose translation MVGVSQLVCVLCVLGAPLLAQVTAGEPPTCPRGQFAHLVPPIPRLYAHAGEYVCRVCRYCADGQELVRPCEGTNDTQCGGCIREKEGFVYDEGTHSCQHKDVIAGLARPEDFLTPRGGEKLGGTAAAPAVPTSSDRNALSLGMWVSMAVLAVVAIVLLILLLRRRSDNRLRGKEVTTKAVEEQSLSGSDSSSRTSSPFLPRRNSEETVPSQVYGPYPPVVNNAPWNGPGQTGEHTCSWTGSCYTQSREGYV comes from the exons ATGGTGGGTGTGAGCcagcttgtgtgtgtgctgtgtgtccTGGGTGCACCCCTGCTAGCACAGGTGACTGCAGGTGAGCCCCCTACCTGTCCGCGTGGCCAGTTTGCTCACCTGGTACCTCCCATACCGCGCCTGTACGCGCATGCCGGGGAATACGTGTGCAGGGTCTGTAGATACTGTGCTGACGGACAGGAGCTGGTTCGGCCGTGTGAGGGGACGAACGACACCCAGTGCGGAGGGTGCATTCGGGAGAAGGAAGGGTTTGTGTACGATGAAGGAACGCACTCCTGCCAACATAAGGACGTCATAGCCGGGCTCGCACGACCCGAGGACTTTCTCACCCCTCGGGGCGGAGAGAAACTCGGCGGGACAGCTGCAGCGCCGGCCGTGCCTACAAGTTCTGATCGAAACGCTCTTAGCTTGGGAATGTGGGTGTCCATGGCTGTGCTTGCCGTGGTGGCGATAGTCTTGCTGATTCTTCTGCTGCGCCGACGAAGCGATAACAGACTGCGAGGCAAAGAGGTCACAA CCAAAGCTGTAGAGGAGCAGAGCCTGTCCGGATCCGACTCGTCCTCCCGGACGTCGTCGCCGTTCCTGCCTCGGCGGAACTCGGAGGAGACCGTCCCGTCCCAGGTGTACGGCCCGTACCCGCCTGTGGTAAACAACGCTCCCTGGAACGGACCTGGTCAGACAGGGGAGCACACCTGCAGCTGGACAGGCTCATGTTACACCCAGTCGAGGGAGGGCTATGTCTAA
- the LOC136433450 gene encoding uncharacterized oxidoreductase YccK-like, producing the protein MERRQLSNTDLQVSPVCLGTWQFNAGKADETWPAQDEQISKDIVNKAFELGVNFFDSAEAYGRHASERVLGKALEGRRRDAIVATKFGGGHKRYTAVEVESSLQESLQALQTDYVDLYQVHWASFMSDVTEIVGELKRQQAKGRIRHYGVCNFGAKQLAEFCEAGGSCVTNQVPYNLLWRAVEYEVLPACSERNVSVLSYSPLQQGLLSGRFHTPEDVPEGRRRTRHFSCQSTSLSKHGQGGEETATFQAISSLRDACAKENIPMSSAALSWILGRQGVASVIVGCRIPQQLEDNCKLATLSQEFDKQLTEATEELKEKFGLNPDMWAKVSRYN; encoded by the exons ATGGAGCGTCGTCAGCTGTCCAACACCGACCTCCAGGTGTCCCCGGTCTGTCTCGGGACCTGGCAGTTCAACGCCGGGAAGGCTGACGAGACCTGGCCGGCACAAGACGAACAG ATTTCCAAGGACATTGTGAATAAAGCATTCGAACTTGGAGTCAACTTTTTCGACTCCGCCGAG GCTTATGGTCGTCACGCATCGGAAAGGGTTCTTGGGAAGGCGCTGGAAGGGCGGAGACGGGACGCCATCGTCGCTACCAAGTTTGGGGGCGGTCATAAGCGCTACACCGCGGTTGAGGTGGAGAGCTCCCTGCAGGAAAGTCTGCAAGCCTTACAGACGGACTATGTTGATCTCTATCAG GTCCACTGGGCCTCGTTTATGTCGGATGTGACTGAAATTGTTGGCGagctgaaacgtcagcaggctAAAGGACGGATACGCCATTACGGCGTCTGCAACTTCGGCGCTAAACAGCTGGCTGAGTTCTGTGAGGCGGGCGGATCGTGCGTCACCAACCAG GTTCCGTATAACCTCCTATGGCGGGCTGTGGAGTACGAGGTACTGCCGGCGTGTTCAGAGCGGAACGTGTCGGTGCTGAGCTACTCCCCCCTCCAGCAGGGCTTGCTGAGCGGCCGCTTCCACACGCCGGAAGACGTGCCCGAGGGCCGCAGGAGGACCAGGCACTTCAGCTGCCAAAG TACTTCCCTCTCAAAGCACGGTCAGGGCGGAGAGGAGACGGCGACTTTTCAG GCAATATCGTCCCTTCGTGACGCGTGCGCAAAGGAGAACATCCCCATGTCGTCTGCGGCGTTGTCATGGATACTGGGTCGGCAGGGCGTGGCGTCTGTGATCGTCGGATGCCGCATCCCTCAACAGCTGGAGGATAACTGCAAACTGGCTACGCTGTCTCAA GAGTTTGATAAGCAGCTGACCGAAGCCACTGAAGAACTGAAGGAGAAGTTTGGGCTCAACCCTGACATGTGGGCTAAAGTGTCCAGATACAACTAG
- the LOC136433454 gene encoding uncharacterized protein, which produces MALHRSDVFMGLHCASMCMCETTAPNDTNKCDINGGIRTRSQTRRLRHEEDRHQKTCTCRNGAGFVSKTGQPKNLYAEFSPEYSRRRIWTPIFTLLLVNACLLWYTVGSVQTKFQWVLYVLEGLQPCLLLYYLNFVHVRSESIQAVSSIGVQLTTTYTTGRQQSRYYDMVEIQDVVINEVVTMHSVVFYLVLLIKDPCSGRLRRVIPVLKHSYPKLDYLVRVYNGVQDVLYPTITCEQ; this is translated from the exons ATGGCATTACACCGTTCGGATGTATTTATGGGACTACATTGCGccagtatgtgtatgtgtgagacTACAGCCCCAAATGACACAAACAAATGCGACATAAATGGAGGAATTCGAACGAGATCACAGACAAGGCGACTTCGACATGAAGAAGACCGACACCAGAAGACATGTACCTGTCGGAATGGTGCTGGCTTTGTCTCCAAAACTGGGCAGCCCAAAAACTTGTACGCTGAATTTAGCCCTGAGTACAGCAGAAGACGGATCTGGACTCCAATCTTCACATTGTTACTTGTAAATGCATGTTTACTGTGGTACACAGTGGGCAGTGTACAAACCAAG TTCCAGTGGGTTCTGTACGTGTTGGAAGGCCTGCAGCCCTGCCTTCTTCTGTACTACCTCAACTTCGTGCACGTCCGTTCAGAGTCCATCCAGGCAGTGTCATCTATAGGAGTACAACTCACCACAACCTACACCACAGGCAGGCAGCAGTCACGCTACTACGACATGGTGGAAATACAAGATGTTGTCATAAATGAAGTGGTGACTATG CATTCTGTAGTGTTCTACCTGGTTCTCCTCATCAAAGATCCCTGCAGTGGCAGACTGAGAAGGGTCATTCCTGTGTTAAAG CATTCCTACCCAAAGCTGGACTACTTGGTGAGAGTTTACAATGGAGTCCAAGATGTTCTTTATCCAACAATCACCTGTGAACAATAA
- the LOC136433452 gene encoding glycine N-methyltransferase-like isoform X1, whose amino-acid sequence MVDSVYRTRSLGVGASGLPDQYADGKAARVWQLYIGSVSSRTDTYRQWICQTLRDKGCHHILDVACGTGIDSIMLLEEGFQVTSSDASDKMLKYALKERWNRRKEDAFDKWVIEEGNWLTLKEDLEDIAPAEGFDAVLCLGNSFAHLPDFDGDQHNIKTALKNFAGMVKPGGVLMVDHRNYDYIIENGKVPQANSLYYKGKRVKDIKTSVLWVDGTCKMITLDYTIDISEHPDDEAPIHKLRIEGEQSEPHYSQQAKEDPAVHSLQDRFSKFRLSYQPHRVEAFGKKLTEAFDGNCKHTVYGDFKPIDQVKDPGYYIHVVQKL is encoded by the exons ATGGTTGACAGCGTGTACCGTACCCGCTCCCTGGGCGTGGGGGCCTCGGGTCTGCCGGATCAGTACGCCGACGGGAAGGCGGCCCGCGTGTGGCAGCTGTACATCGGGAGCGTGTCCAGCCGGACCGACACCTACCGCCAGTGGATCTGTCAGACCCTCAGAGACAAGGGATGTCACCATATCTTAGATGTAGCCTGCGGTACTGG CATAGACTCCATCATGCTGCTGGAGGAAGGCTTCCAGGTGACCAGCAGTGATGCCAGTGACAAGATGCTGAAATACGCCTTAAAGGAACGCTGGAACCGCCGCAAGGAGGATGCTTTTGACAAGTGGG tgATCGAGGAGGGAAACTGGCTGACACTGAAGGAGGACCTGGAGGACATTGCCCCTGCAGAAGGCTTTGATGCCGTCCTCTGTCTGGGCAACTCATTCGCACATTTGCCGGACTTTGATGGGGACCAACATAATATCAAG ACTGCCCTGAAGAACTTTGCCGGGATGGTAAAGCCAGGAGGGGTCCTGATGGTAGATCATCGTAACTATGACTACATCATAGAGAACGGCAAAGTTCCACAGGCCAACTCACTGTACTACAAG GGGAAGAGAGTTAAGGACATCAAGACTTCGGTGCTGTGGGTTGACGGGACCTGCAAGATGATAACTCTGGATTACACCATTGATATCAGCGAACACCCTGACGATGAGGCACCCATCCACAAGCTGCGTATCGAGGGGGAACAATCTGAACCACACTACAG TCAACAGGCAAAGGAGGACCCAGCAGTTCACAGTCTCCAAGACAGGTTCAG CAAATTCCGCCTGTCATACCAACCCCACCGTGTGGAGGCATTCGGCAAGAAGCTGACAGAGGCCTTCGATGGCAACTGCAAGCACACCGTGTACGGGGACTTCAAGCCAATAGACCAAGTCAAGGATCCAGGCTACTACATCCACGTGGTGCAGAAGTTATAG
- the LOC136433452 gene encoding glycine N-methyltransferase-like isoform X2 codes for MVDSVYRTRSLGVGASGLPDQYADGKAARVWQLYIGSVSSRTDTYRQWICQTLRDKGCHHILDVACGTGIDSIMLLEEGFQVTSSDASDKMLKYALKERWNRRKEDAFDKWVIEEGNWLTLKEDLEDIAPAEGFDAVLCLGNSFAHLPDFDGDQHNIKTALKNFAGMVKPGGVLMVDHRNYDYIIENGKVPQANSLYYKGKRVKDIKTSVLWVDGTCKMITLDYTIDISEHPDDEAPIHKLRIEGEQSEPHYSKFRLSYQPHRVEAFGKKLTEAFDGNCKHTVYGDFKPIDQVKDPGYYIHVVQKL; via the exons ATGGTTGACAGCGTGTACCGTACCCGCTCCCTGGGCGTGGGGGCCTCGGGTCTGCCGGATCAGTACGCCGACGGGAAGGCGGCCCGCGTGTGGCAGCTGTACATCGGGAGCGTGTCCAGCCGGACCGACACCTACCGCCAGTGGATCTGTCAGACCCTCAGAGACAAGGGATGTCACCATATCTTAGATGTAGCCTGCGGTACTGG CATAGACTCCATCATGCTGCTGGAGGAAGGCTTCCAGGTGACCAGCAGTGATGCCAGTGACAAGATGCTGAAATACGCCTTAAAGGAACGCTGGAACCGCCGCAAGGAGGATGCTTTTGACAAGTGGG tgATCGAGGAGGGAAACTGGCTGACACTGAAGGAGGACCTGGAGGACATTGCCCCTGCAGAAGGCTTTGATGCCGTCCTCTGTCTGGGCAACTCATTCGCACATTTGCCGGACTTTGATGGGGACCAACATAATATCAAG ACTGCCCTGAAGAACTTTGCCGGGATGGTAAAGCCAGGAGGGGTCCTGATGGTAGATCATCGTAACTATGACTACATCATAGAGAACGGCAAAGTTCCACAGGCCAACTCACTGTACTACAAG GGGAAGAGAGTTAAGGACATCAAGACTTCGGTGCTGTGGGTTGACGGGACCTGCAAGATGATAACTCTGGATTACACCATTGATATCAGCGAACACCCTGACGATGAGGCACCCATCCACAAGCTGCGTATCGAGGGGGAACAATCTGAACCACACTACAG CAAATTCCGCCTGTCATACCAACCCCACCGTGTGGAGGCATTCGGCAAGAAGCTGACAGAGGCCTTCGATGGCAACTGCAAGCACACCGTGTACGGGGACTTCAAGCCAATAGACCAAGTCAAGGATCCAGGCTACTACATCCACGTGGTGCAGAAGTTATAG